Within the Lycium ferocissimum isolate CSIRO_LF1 unplaced genomic scaffold, AGI_CSIRO_Lferr_CH_V1 ctg1686, whole genome shotgun sequence genome, the region ATATTgcatatttggtgttatggATTGAAAAATTGTATCATCTATTATAATGATTAATAATGTggtaaaaacaaaacaagagtAGATGTACATCAAGTCGAACATTGTTACCATGTATCTAATAATCAAAATGTTTATTCAAGAGCCACTAGCCATAGCACGCTAAATAGTGTAATTAGCAATTAGGACAAAAACAAAATCCCTATAGCAAATTACTTGCTTTTAATGTGCTTTTCACTTATTATATTAAAAGATTTATTTGAGCAATTGGTGGGATCAATTTCCACCACCACCTTGGCCCCATCCTGCTCCGGCCCCAAAACCACTACCACCGTCTTGACCACCACCGCCGCCACCtccacctccaccaccaccaccactaccgCCGCTACCGTTTGCACCTGATCCATGACCCTCGCCATATCCAAAGCCGGAACCAAATCCACCATCGCTACCTCCTCCACCTCCACctccgccgccgccgccgccaccaccaccaccgccaACAAGACCTCCCACAATTTGGTCAAATCCGCCAATTGCACCTGATCCGTGACCTTCGCCAAATCCGAAGCCAG harbors:
- the LOC132042655 gene encoding putative glycine-rich cell wall structural protein 1, whose amino-acid sequence is MASPTFSLTKQRPRKQMLTVGAKMTCKFVLVVVVGVLVQTSSARKLLEDPLLPNLPNFNGGFDQILGGLGGGGGGGGGGGGGGGGSNGGFGAGFGFGEGHGSGAIGGFDQIVGGLVGGGGGGGGGGGGGGGGGSDGGFGSGFGYGEGHGSGANGSGGSGGGGGGGGGGGGGQDGGSGFGAGAGWGQGGGGN